The region AATTGATAATTTCACAGTTTGAGGTAACCTATTTACAGATGCACCTCAAACCACAAATTCAGTCACATAATCAAATTGTCACCAATTACCATTCACAGCTTCAATTATTTGCTGCCCTGAAAGCATGCTCCATGCTTCCTTTTCTGCGGGACTGGAAATAATATGCAGAAATGGTCTGGTTGTCAGGTGTTCTTGAAGTGAGGGAGTCCAGAGCAAAGAAGGAATGGCTTAGTTTTAAGTTACAACTTAATGTGAATTTACACTGAGTCCCTTTCCACTAATCATCACaataatatatttcaatatCTCAATGATATCTgaataaaaatgccttaaaaaaaacaccttaacCCTTGAattgtccttcgtgtcacggggactagtttatttacattttgtattagcctgtccaaaccatagacagtatataaggtccAAACCATAGGCAGTATAAAGTCCAAATGCATTCGATCGCACACGTGAAATGACATCACATAGTACGTGAGGGTcaccgaaggacaacacaagagttAAGAATAAAGTGGAAAATTCCCCATCATTATtttgacatataaacatatgtgAAATTGTCCCCCTCACATGCAAGTGCAACAAAACTGTGGAAATGGACTTTCATTGTCTTGACTTTAGTCTATCAGGTAAGCTGATTCCCAGGTTGTGGACTTGACCATGATATACATGGATGTATATTAACAATATGCATAACACATGTATATTAACAATATACATCCATGGATGTGACCCGCCCCTGCCAAACTCTGCACCAgccaatatatactgtatgataAGCGCCAATGTAGGGTTCTTGTGATAGAGGCGAGATTTGAGGGCAGCCTGAGATGAAAAACATCCTGCAAGAAACAACTCAGGGAAAAGTACTATAGATTTACCAGGTTCCTTCCACTTTCCCGTGATGCACTGCGCGATTATAATGTGTGGCAGTTATGTTCGATAACGTACATTATCATTTATATTAGCTTCCTAAACATACGTGTTTTCCGGGATGCTTCGggtattgtaaataaattaaGCATCAAAAATTGGCTAGCTGAAAAAGCCCGGAGTTTAACGTTGTAACGTTAACCCGTAACTAAGGCAACCACGAATAACATGACTCGCTTGTGGGAGAATAACTCAAAAACAGCACCCATATAGctgtttagctagctagctatatacaAGCTGTTTAGTTTATGACTTACATTCACTGCTTGCAGTAATAGtttaacgctaacgctacgtgTGTTGATCATGGAGAGACATAATGTGGGAAAAGAAAGGCTCGTAGTACCCACTGATTTTACCTCACCAGCGGTTTCAAGTAAGTAAGTTTCTTACTCATAACTTCAAGCAAATGTTGAGTTCAAGacaatgctagctagctaacattagcctttAATGTAACGTAGTAATGGTGATTAAATAAATACTTCCAGGTcatgatttatatatatataccgttAACCTAACTTAGCTAACTTAACACTCTATTAGCTAAGTTTACTTTGGTCTGCATTTGTCAGCTCTAGCGTTGACTAATTAGCTATTTACAAGAATATGCTGTATTTCGGGGAGGGAAGTTGTCATGTTTATTTTGCTAACTTTTTTGAAAGCCCAGTCTGGaaacattataaatattaaCGTTACATTGACATAGTTCTAAACATAACGTAGCTAGCCTAGGTAAGTCaaggcatgcacacacataaacattattttatgttatgtAGGTAATATCCAGGAAGATCTGGTACCTCCATCGCATTTCGCGTCAAGTGTCCAGTCTGCTGGAGCACACAGAGGCGTTCAAATCACAGGGACACTGCCACCCATCTCCTGGATAAACCCAGGTGTAACATCAGTTCCATCAGGGGATCCCAGTCCTGCCAATCCATGGCTTGCCATCACTCAGGCCCAACAGGAAATATTGGAACTGAGGAAGGAAAATCAGAGAATCATGATGATACAAGGAGACAGCATAAGAGGAAGGATTCCAATGGATCACCCATCAGACCATAGGGCAAGGTATCCCACAATATGTTTTACCATTATAGAAATACCTTTATTCTTTGTCAGTAAGATGGCATATTAGGTACATGAATAGCTCCTCTTCCTCAAACACAGATGTGCAGAGAGACATGAGCAGTGGTCCAGATGGGAGTCAGAGTGGCGTCTGGAGGCAGAGAAGCACAAGGCTGAAGCTGAGAGGTTGAAGGAGCAGGTGGAGTCCCTGAAGGAGACTGCAGGGAGACACAGGGAAGAGATGAGAGACAGAGGCAGCACTCAGAACAGGTAGAAGATATGCTTATCTTATGCAATCGAGTAATTTTACAGTTTGTAACTAAACATTTCAGAGATTACAGATGAGTCATTTGAACAATCTTAATATGGCATAACCTTTGTACGACAGACAGAGCCATGAGTTGGAAGCAATGCGTGAAGAGCTATGTAAGGCTAAGACTGAACTCAGCCAAATCAGAACGGAGCTCACTCACAGCAGTGCGgaaaaggagaaaataagctCACAGGTAAGGCTATTTActaacaaaacatttcatttgacGAAGATCACCTGAGAATTGCTGACATCTTTCAGCTTTTTTTAGTACAGTCTTGTAGTCTTAATAATAGCTTACAGTCACCTGGCAGTTTTAATTTAGCAAGTTTCACTATGGTTAGTTTAATATATTCTCAAAATTTTTGTTTCTTGCAGCTTGATAGACTAAAGAGAGAGTCGGATGAGGAAATTACAAAGCTGAGGAGGGATGTAGCGAGGAGCAAAGAGGAAGCCCAGGAGCTCGCTCTGAAGGCTGAAATGGGCAGGTTACAAGCTGCGGAGGAGGCCAAACAGCAGACTATAAGACTGTCAGAACAATTGGAGAAAATGCAGAAGAAGCAGGAGGTGGAGGTGTGTGGCAAATTACTGTAAGGACATTTAAACCATCATAAACTTTGTACATACTTATTTGAGTCATATCCACTCAAGGCCTTGTATCCAGGAACCCATGTAaatatagtctcgctttgccagaccttccttcacagtgctgtggaggagggtctggctagtccacacagcattctgggatgggagaaaaacgcgctctggtttattggtatttcgtcatgggcggtgctaagcaccggacagagccacggtgtcactgcaaaatagcctcgggaaggaacttgttttattggaacgtgtacgttcaaaagttattttagtcgtgcaacagaaaaactcatattggacagatagtctagctaactgtctggatttaccctgcagagatctgaggagcagttaaccatagtcctcataaatcgaccagggTTTAAAATTGCAACGCAAACAAAACGAAAAGGTagcggacatccggctgaaaagagtgaaatccagcAGAATTTTTTACGGCAACGCAGTGggacgtcgtggatatagactaatgtaAATAAGATAGTACATCATTATATGTGTCTTAAAATTTTCATTGTTTGtctctttaaactttcagctgCAACAGTTGAATGCTTCCCACTGTGCAGAGGTGGGTGCAGCAAGAAATACAAACAGTGATCTACAGGACAGACTTCAGTCGATGACTTCAGAAGTGCTGCAGCTAAAAAGCGCTCTGCTGGAGGTATCtactgagagagacaggctaAAAGAACATTTAAGGTGCCACATTCAATCTAAACTGAATAGAGCTAAACATTTATAGCCCTTTGTAGTCAGATTCAcatattctttttttgggggtgggggatGTTTATTTTTCAGCCAAATGGGACAAGCTTTTGAGACACAATCAACAACGCTGCACAGCCTCAGAAATTACATCGGCCAGCTTGCcccagagagagaaggagagaaggaacAATTAAATAAAGCTGTTGAGGTGAAGACAATATAAACAGTATTGATTGCAATCAGCCTACTGTAAAGTAACTGCACGGTGAAAAAAACATATCTTGTTCTTTTCAGCAGGTTAAAGAACGAGTGTTAAATTATGAGTTAACATGCATAACAATTCATCCCATTCTTTACATATATTTTCTATTATTGACCATTATGTAGAAGCTGAACACAGAGAAAGCAGCTCTTCAGATGACCACAGAGCTTTTGACAGTCAGGCTCAACTCTGTGAGTGAGATACTTGCCCTCCAAGAAGAGAAAATAGTGAAGAAGGTGAGTGTCGCATAACAATGCATGCTATGCTGATAACACATAGTGAGCAGTAGCACTGCTTCCTATGTAGACCAATCAGGTACCTACCATTCGGTGTTCGCAAAAGTATGAGAAAATGGTCTGAAGGATGGATGCTCTTCATGGATCTTAGAGACGCTCATGTCAACCATTTTCCAAAGGAGACCACAAGGTTTAAGAATGATGATAGAGCAGCTCCAGACAGGATGGCAAAGCCCTGCAGGAGTAATTCAGTTGGCTAAACACTGAGGTGCTCTATCCAAATGTTGTGTATATACAATATGACTCTGCATGtgacataaaaaacatttttttctttttaagtgcATTTTAATTAGTTTGGAATGAATGTCAACTTGCAGAAATTTGAAAGTTGCTTGAGATAGGTAATCATCGCAGTAAACAACTTAGTTTTTGGCCGATGTTAAACATCATGTTAGATTTGTTGTATGGTGATGCATTTGAGAGTCGAGACTGTTTTGGAAACTCTTCTCTGATAGCTTGTTAATATAGTTTtgggaagaaaggaaaaagcACTCATCGTTCTAAAACACCTTCATTATGCTTTGGAAAACATCAAGGCTAATTTGTATGCAATAATTACCACTGCTCATATTAAGGATTTGCTTAAATGGTGTGTGCGCTtaccatatgtgtgtgttttaatagtCCTCGGCAGACCCACTTGTGAAGAATGGATGTGAAGGTCTTCAAGTGCTTCAGCTCTGGAGAGACAAAGTATTCAAGTTATGCGTCCAGCTCCGCTCAAAGGACATCGAACTAAGAGGAGAGAAGGATAAACTTCTTTCAACAGTATGAAAAGCGTCATCTGTTTATATACCACAGTACAAAGATGTCCGTTGTGTTTGAAACTGTAAAATTAACCTTTGAGTTGTTTTTGTACTGTATTTGGTACTGTATTGCTGTGTTTTAGGTCAGATTCAtggagcagcagctccagcaggagcAGCACCGGGCTAATGTGCTCCAACACAGTTTAGATGACAAGATAGCTCAGCTGGAGCTGGAGAGAGTGGAAAAGGAGGTTAGTACCAGAGCAAGTGATGTGATTTACGTGACTGTCTGGAATTTTGATGATACACAATAAATTTGAGGCTGCTTAGGAAAGTGATGAACACTCATGCATTTTTACCACAACAGAGGATGCTGACTATATGAAAACTTTGCTAGGTTCCTAGAGCAGGTTTTAAGAACAGCAGCTGGGCACAAAGACATTCTGAAAACTGAGCATCACATTTTTGTACAAAACTTTACAACATGGATGTGTTATTTTTCCCCCCGCAGACATTGATACAGGACATGGCCCAGGAGCAAAAGGAAAACTCACAGCTAAAGTCACAGAGCCAGAAAGAAGAGGCTGAACTAAAAATCCTGACAGAGGCCGTCACTAGGTAAAACACATTTATCTGAATTAATAAATGAGAGGATTAGATGGTAAAGTAGAGgaataaaaggaaaaacaaagcaATTGTTCTTGTCAATGTTTAAAGTTGTATTACAGTTAATGCTGTATTTTCCCACATTGTGGCTATGACTCACAGGTTTGGTCTGGCATTTGAAAGCAAGGTGGCAGAAGTAGACGCAGCTCAAGCAAGGCTCAACACTTTCACCCAGAGGCTAACTTTTGCTAAGAGACGCATAGAGACTATCCAAGGTGCATTCATACTGAAGGTTGATTGGGTTATCGCAGCCCTTCACTTTGAATTGCATATTTCTGGTAAAGAGAGTACCtcacaatgtttttgtttttcaggttTGATTATGAGGAAGGTTGCTCTGCAGAAAGTTCAGCAGGCCAGTAAACAGACAGAACAAGCTGCTGACAGGTTTGAGGTTTTTTTACCGGCCATTTTTATATGATAAATGCACCTAAACAATCTTTTCCCAATGCAAGAAAGCCTTCTTTTTCTGTCTAGTTTTACAAATAAGTTAGTGAACCATTACATTAGAAATATAGCTTACTAATCTAAGTACTCATATAAGACTAAATGCAAAGAATTTATAAATGGCTGAAGTTGTgaatgcatgtttgtgtgtatgtatttatttttattttcataaatattTGTGAATATGTGTGCTTTGGAAGAGGTTTTTGTAATAAGGTGTTTCAGTAGTCTGCAACTAACTGCCAATTCagttttttaattaattgatCACAATATTTTACTCCTGTGCATACACAAATGCAAATGTAGGCAAAGTCTGGCTTTTTTGGCTTCCTTTTGTTGTACACCATGCAATTGCTTCTCCACCTCTGTGCTTGACTTTCTCCACCTTTATTTACTCTGCCATCTTGTCTGTGTTGCCCTGCAGCCTCACAAACATTCAGACAGAGCTTAGTTTGGTGTGCGAAGAGAGAGACAAGCTCACACAGGAGCTCAAAAGAACCCCGGAGCTCATCGGGAAAGCTTTGGCTGATCTGAAAGAACAATGTAAGCACCCTTACAACTCACAACATCTCAACACATTATCTGTTTATCTGTTGGGTATCCATGTTTTGGCAACATATGTATCTCAGTCATAGACTGTTAGGcgggctacacactggctgcgccgcgtgagcgtgtcagctgcgtggcgtgtccgtttatgtttcggctcccatgttaacaggttagagcttacacactgcctgcgtgacacgcacgaaaacgcgtgcatgctagaaacagaaccgacgcctatttatatatttatgtttaacatggtattttatcaatgggaaacatacatgtgtacagacaaggctagtagcagcagcgccgcgtcagacacgtttctgcaGCTGatacgcaacagaaacgccacgctcacgccacgcaggcattgtgtaaccggccttaatattaatggacaacgcatccggttcggcgaagtgctgcaaatgcggaagtgccttaaacctgcattctatctgaattccagcagggggagacacgtgcggttgcaaaaggaggttggtttctgtattagtctatgagaaagtgacccacttctcacttgatttattacctctgtaaacattttcataatgagtttatggtctcaatcgctagttttaagtcttctgcaacacagaatgatgttcattttttgaattatggtctcgttgattttaaaatcgacgATAAAGCAGTGGGTGTTTTCGGGcatggctatgatgtgattgccagtgaaagtgtgtaacgtaacgtagagtgtaagcagctcctccctctcgtctaaaatcgtcacatccgcaaccaggatggctgcgcccgtaacggcaaactcgacgacggatagcagatctccacaaaccaatgggtgacgtcacacatgcactgtccattaatatacagtctatggtctcagTTTACTTTTGTACATCCTTCTCAGATGAAAGCAAACTGAggcttcagcagcagcaggcgcTGGAGCAGAACTGGGTGGAGGTCCGGCAGGCTGTGGCTGGCAGAGAGGAGGCCGAGCAGAGCCTGCAGCAGGTCCAGGCCCAGCTGGAGGAGAGCAAGGTCAACCTGGAGAAACTCCGCTCTGTGCTGCATAGCCAGCAGGAGCACAGTGAACGTGGTGAGGCAGCGGCTACCTTAAGCCACATGACCTTTCAGCCTTGACTAATCCAAGGAAAGCACACTGAGCACTCCTGCTCTATTTCAGAGATGCCCTTCATCACTGTCTCCACATATCCACACCTGGCCACCCCGGTCTCCTCGGTAGCTTCACTGGAGCAGTTGGAGATTAAGTGACATGCTCCAGAGCACCTTGATTGTCATTGATCAGGGAGAGTTACTGAGTTTCCCTGATACATATTCCCCATTCGGTACAACGATTTAACTTGGCAACTTAGGACACATAGAATACACAAGAATAGGGTCAccattttttaaatctgtctttAACAATAGTCACGTGGCCTATATGCACATTGAAATAGGGTTTGCTTGCTGTAATGTGGATTTTGTCCCTTATCACTTATGCTGAAAGTGTTTTGGAAAGGATGTTTTAATGGCCTGTATAAACAGGAGGAATAG is a window of Perca fluviatilis chromosome 16, GENO_Pfluv_1.0, whole genome shotgun sequence DNA encoding:
- the cchcr1 gene encoding coiled-coil alpha-helical rod protein 1, translated to MERHNVGKERLVVPTDFTSPAVSSNIQEDLVPPSHFASSVQSAGAHRGVQITGTLPPISWINPGVTSVPSGDPSPANPWLAITQAQQEILELRKENQRIMMIQGDSIRGRIPMDHPSDHRARCAERHEQWSRWESEWRLEAEKHKAEAERLKEQVESLKETAGRHREEMRDRGSTQNRQSHELEAMREELCKAKTELSQIRTELTHSSAEKEKISSQLDRLKRESDEEITKLRRDVARSKEEAQELALKAEMGRLQAAEEAKQQTIRLSEQLEKMQKKQEVELQQLNASHCAEVGAARNTNSDLQDRLQSMTSEVLQLKSALLEVSTERDRLKEHLSQMGQAFETQSTTLHSLRNYIGQLAPEREGEKEQLNKAVEKLNTEKAALQMTTELLTVRLNSVSEILALQEEKIVKKSSADPLVKNGCEGLQVLQLWRDKVFKLCVQLRSKDIELRGEKDKLLSTVRFMEQQLQQEQHRANVLQHSLDDKIAQLELERVEKETLIQDMAQEQKENSQLKSQSQKEEAELKILTEAVTRFGLAFESKVAEVDAAQARLNTFTQRLTFAKRRIETIQGLIMRKVALQKVQQASKQTEQAADSLTNIQTELSLVCEERDKLTQELKRTPELIGKALADLKEQYESKLRLQQQQALEQNWVEVRQAVAGREEAEQSLQQVQAQLEESKVNLEKLRSVLHSQQEHSERALQERVSEIEDSCAKKLREMEVQVNTATREHTKAVMTLRQFEREAARKQDEMRETQQHTKREVRNKQLKEMEKDKQILLATVADRGLTSEYTRTHTTALQNSAVPRKHREKPSESSRSVGTEVQVPAAGRLLSVLEELHSLSAAVINSSEDSAEEEGQNDSVGPSTGSLHS